GGACTGCCCTCGCTCCCAACCCGTCGATCCCTACCGCAACCCGCACCACAGTCGTGCGTACCTGTCGGCTCATGGCACGGATCAGTCTCACCACGACGGCGAGATTCCTGAGCGAAGACCTGCTCATCGACTTTGGAGGGATGCCCCTCCGGCAGCACTGGTTCGCTGGTGCCACCGGCCGTCGAAGCGGCCAGCATCGTCGAGACCAAGAACCTTGACCTCGCGCCTACGCCTTCATGCGAGCGGGCACGCACGCGGCCAGCCTGTGCGACTGACTGACGTCACCTTTGGCGCCAGTGCGCAGACACCAAGTTCGACCCAGAGGTGAGCGAACAGTTCAGATCCGTGATAAGACGCAATCAGGCCGAATCCCTTGGGTGCTCCGACTGACGGGCACGGGGAGCCAGAACGTCCACGGGAGAGCTGTTCATGGTGTTGCAGGTCCCGACATCGTTCCGCAACAACCTGGCGCAACTCCTGCGGGCGCGGTTCCCCATTCTTTATGTCGAGTCATTCGAAGAGGCCCGAGTGCTCGCCGAGCTGCATGCCGTCACCTCCGATGTCGAGTTGATCCGCACCCTCAGGCCGGTTCACGTGTGGAGTAGCACCAAGGGTTTCACGGGCACCGATGGCGTTGCTGTCGCCGGCACTTCCGAGCCGGCACAGGCGCTCGATTGGATGCTGCAGAACGACCAACCCGGGGTCTTCATCCTGCTTGACCTCCATGCATACCTGGGCGACGATCGGCGACCTGCCGACCCCAACGTGCTCCGGCGAATCCGTGACGTGTCGCATGCATTTCAGTCGGGCGCAGCCCCACGAACTGCGATCATCATTGCGCCTGTTCTGCGGATACCAAGCGAGCTCGAGAAGGACGTGACGCTGCTCGACTTCCCTCTGCCTACTGAGGTGGAGATCCGCGCAGTGCTGGACCAGATGATTGCCGCAAACACCGCCAACAACGCCCGCCTGAGAATCGAAGTTGACGACGTCGGCCGCGAGAGGCTGGCGAAGGCGGCACTTGGTCTTACTCTCAACGAAGCGTCCAACGCGTTCGCTCGTGCGATGGTCAACGATGGCGTGCTCAGCGATGATGACGTCCACATAGTGACGGAGGAGAAGAAGCAGACAGTTCGCAAGGCGGGCATCCTCGAGTTTGTGGACGCGGATGTGGAACTCGACGCCGTCGGCGGACTGCAGAACCTGAAACGGTGGTTGGCGAAGCGGAACAATTCGTGGCTCGACGAGGCCACCGCATACGGCATTCCTGCCCCAAAGGGAGTCCTGATGACCGGCGTCCCTGGCTGTGGCAAGTCGCTGACGGCGAAGGCCGTCGCTGCTGG
This genomic window from Nocardioides anomalus contains:
- a CDS encoding AAA family ATPase, producing MVLQVPTSFRNNLAQLLRARFPILYVESFEEARVLAELHAVTSDVELIRTLRPVHVWSSTKGFTGTDGVAVAGTSEPAQALDWMLQNDQPGVFILLDLHAYLGDDRRPADPNVLRRIRDVSHAFQSGAAPRTAIIIAPVLRIPSELEKDVTLLDFPLPTEVEIRAVLDQMIAANTANNARLRIEVDDVGRERLAKAALGLTLNEASNAFARAMVNDGVLSDDDVHIVTEEKKQTVRKAGILEFVDADVELDAVGGLQNLKRWLAKRNNSWLDEATAYGIPAPKGVLMTGVPGCGKSLTAKAVAAGWELPLLRLDIGKVFAGVVGSSEQNMRSAIKTAEAAAPCILWLDEIEKGFSGIGGSGDSGTSTRVFGTFLTWMQEKTATVFVIATANKVDGLPPEFLRKGRFDEIFFVDLPTQSERYEIWRLHLDKRLAKSKAGGLPITHGLLEQLSKSTEGFAGAEIEQLVVTGLFDAFSERRAMTFEDLSRAVQNMIPLSQTQAEQIAAVRAWAADRAIAATAPEDLSGYHTGVAQAPFTAPPRPTQDGNSDEPRDHDLSRGGRMVDF